One window of the Candidatus Nitrospira nitrosa genome contains the following:
- a CDS encoding OmpA family protein: MPDLQEQTPKAPPQDGNLEELQALLLKKERDRLDLLEAERGRVDRLEDGLNQLDHHLRNKVVDATAVAKVLPDAIRQRSNSEQDQDLEESLESTFVSTFKRTVSSDNSRDLIAEVISPVMMPAIRKAIAGAMEDIAQSMNRTLDHRRLVWRWESWRTGRPFWEVVLEHTVKYQVERVFLFFKQDGVHLVDVHRHDIPPFELGKEDLVSSMFSAIQTAVQKFGQDEFQASEDASCKTFEWDDGKKVWIEHGPKAALAAVVRGVPPPSLRPALRDALDSIHWKLEEALQNFQGNKKPFEAARPYLESCLLQEKNDLLNEAGSARGRLSPAFMVMLVFLLIALIWGFTSYLEWRREADEKQRWAHFQDKVREKSGIHVTSVVVGDGKNGKTIVYGLRDPISDEPQEIAQEVGLLYEMIDFRLEPYHSLAPQLLRRRLHQLVQEIEKQQFDFEAGSWSLASASESTLQTLLGALREGDTLAQQLGSRMRVEIHGNTTEEGSAETNQRLALARAQRVVSALRGERFQVTDFLPIADSVEASAIADSQDFKLLRARRVSFLVIVNDSGSVGARS, translated from the coding sequence ATGCCTGACCTTCAGGAACAAACCCCGAAAGCTCCACCCCAAGACGGGAATCTCGAAGAACTTCAAGCATTGCTGCTGAAGAAGGAACGAGACCGACTCGACCTACTCGAAGCGGAACGGGGACGAGTCGATCGACTCGAAGACGGCCTCAACCAACTTGACCATCACCTCAGGAATAAAGTCGTCGATGCCACTGCAGTTGCCAAGGTGTTGCCGGACGCGATCCGTCAACGTTCTAATTCAGAACAGGACCAGGATCTTGAAGAGTCCTTGGAATCCACATTTGTCTCCACTTTTAAGCGCACCGTTAGTAGCGATAACTCTCGAGATCTCATTGCAGAGGTGATTTCCCCTGTGATGATGCCAGCCATTCGAAAAGCGATTGCGGGCGCTATGGAGGATATCGCGCAGTCCATGAATCGAACGTTGGATCACAGAAGGCTGGTCTGGCGCTGGGAGTCGTGGAGAACCGGCAGGCCGTTCTGGGAAGTTGTCTTGGAGCATACCGTGAAGTACCAAGTGGAACGAGTGTTTCTCTTCTTCAAGCAGGATGGGGTACATCTCGTGGATGTCCACCGCCATGATATACCGCCCTTTGAGCTGGGTAAGGAGGACTTGGTTTCCAGTATGTTCTCCGCGATCCAGACGGCAGTGCAGAAATTTGGCCAGGACGAGTTTCAGGCTTCCGAAGACGCTTCCTGCAAAACCTTCGAATGGGACGATGGCAAGAAGGTATGGATCGAACACGGCCCGAAGGCCGCTTTAGCCGCGGTTGTCCGAGGTGTACCCCCGCCTTCACTCCGTCCAGCACTCAGGGATGCGCTGGATTCCATTCATTGGAAGTTGGAAGAAGCCCTTCAGAATTTTCAAGGCAACAAGAAACCGTTTGAGGCTGCAAGACCCTATCTGGAGTCCTGTCTCCTCCAAGAGAAGAACGATCTCCTAAACGAGGCAGGTTCAGCACGTGGCCGCCTGTCGCCAGCGTTCATGGTTATGCTGGTGTTCCTACTGATCGCGCTCATCTGGGGCTTCACAAGTTACCTGGAATGGCGGCGAGAAGCAGATGAAAAACAGCGATGGGCTCATTTCCAAGACAAGGTTAGGGAGAAGTCTGGAATCCACGTCACATCTGTTGTTGTTGGCGACGGAAAGAATGGGAAGACCATTGTGTATGGGTTACGAGATCCAATCTCCGATGAGCCACAAGAAATTGCTCAGGAGGTAGGGCTGTTGTACGAAATGATAGACTTTCGGCTGGAGCCCTATCACTCGCTTGCACCGCAACTGCTCAGACGGCGCCTCCATCAACTCGTTCAGGAGATCGAGAAACAGCAGTTTGACTTTGAAGCGGGGAGCTGGTCGCTTGCGTCTGCGTCTGAGTCGACCCTGCAGACGCTGCTCGGGGCGCTTCGAGAGGGCGATACACTTGCTCAGCAACTTGGAAGTCGAATGCGTGTGGAGATTCATGGCAACACCACTGAAGAAGGTTCGGCAGAGACGAATCAACGACTTGCACTCGCCCGTGCGCAACGGGTCGTATCTGCTCTCAGAGGAGAACGCTTTCAGGTCACCGACTTTCTGCCGATTGCGGATTCGGTTGAAGCTTCAGCAATTGCAGATAGCCAGGACTTTAAACTCCTGCGGGCTCGACGAGTGTCGTTTCTTGTCATCGTCAATGATTCGGGATCAGTGGGGGCTAGGTCATGA
- a CDS encoding Rab family GTPase — protein sequence MMQAQNSKSKKICLMGASGVGKTSLVKRLVEEKFDETYRTTIGVHIDQKPVTCDNEHVNLIIWDLEGKDDPRSGYSPTYLSGARGYMLVADVTRPDTLDIVKRLLSTANLPFVLLLNKYDILQSPTVTNRAIEIFGDGAKIFGTSAKTGERVNEAFEHLVRQMLNADRPK from the coding sequence ATGATGCAAGCCCAGAATAGTAAAAGTAAAAAAATATGCTTAATGGGGGCGAGCGGTGTTGGAAAAACCTCGCTCGTCAAGCGACTTGTCGAAGAAAAATTCGATGAAACCTACCGGACTACGATTGGCGTCCACATAGATCAGAAGCCTGTTACCTGCGATAACGAACACGTTAATTTAATTATATGGGATCTTGAAGGAAAGGATGATCCACGATCAGGATACTCCCCGACATATTTGAGTGGGGCACGGGGATACATGCTGGTGGCAGATGTCACACGTCCTGACACGCTTGATATTGTAAAGAGGTTGCTTTCAACTGCCAATCTTCCTTTTGTATTGTTGCTTAACAAATACGACATCCTTCAATCTCCCACGGTGACCAATCGTGCCATTGAAATCTTTGGTGATGGTGCCAAGATTTTTGGGACGAGCGCCAAGACGGGGGAAAGAGTGAATGAGGCATTTGAGCACTTAGTTAGACAGATGCTCAATGCGGACAGACCGAAATAG
- a CDS encoding TIR domain-containing protein: MLTDPSHEKSEDDAVGQYHFVSYSRRDNAFMKRLKDELESGEPPCRVWVDQSEMKPGPWPRQLEDAIDSCCSFLLVVSEESNKSPDVARELHRASEGGKPIIPLILDSKVKAPFQAGGYQSVYFLRGGDFGKGLAQLLKLLGDLELGKSFKKQEPVHQAPLTTPIIINAPPLVTPTYFQGRTDQQQRIEEFLSDNTRTLLWISGRAGSGKTALACRVLERVQRGVWADSRRKSDIDAIAYVDHAQHARSDWLTLFNKARRLVTPRGVTDPQKPAQRHSRTFDIQNLLTDLADRRVVILIDHIDDLIDLQIYNIRGQYIRDALRAVLTATTHRLKVIVTSQILPRDLQTAQQARWFTLDLAGGLPEHDAMQLFRMLDEDGTLGLQRGDESLLTELCRRTQCNPGAIERLHTMVVINRSTTPKAILQDKKHFLPKEVLDAMIARRYACLDAPSKTMMQILSLCNRPVKADAVVSVFRLYYTKVDHPAIDPDEILKQLGNMQLVQQREQGYCLLAADRWYVESQLSGDASSPIDDPTGVHLDRKTLYKRHADYIEQQISSSGPMMWRGLSTYQLERLHYYRFNGKDYASAFDVLERLEPQLLAEERSVELIEHCEQLIGKLEDSTRSRQLFDMLARTHHRCGELDRAAACYEGGLKCVRDTGDLNRQCLYLGNLAICKQESGDLVRTTLYCMAALELAGQIGNRVWETHIWNIIGEVLASLGRISAAIRASIRALKLARDNRELEVGVMGIFEVVALANLGQHHEAQGNIDQADDQCNRAYEFAEKIKFQLGKATAKRNLGILDLNQGNYKQASRQLTEAMQLVKGAQNVQLQQTILIELAAAQLMDSKLGDAELTVNTAVAINTPFFTPEAYSLRGIILQRQGKVQEAAESFHHALKHAEVVLKRTPRYYRGLDVMGLSYSGLTLAEETDEYIDKAVGAYEAARFIADEPGIVRRRLLLFSALAKDKSEKKLVLVRNAISPTH, encoded by the coding sequence ATGCTCACCGATCCCTCACATGAGAAGTCTGAAGATGATGCGGTAGGGCAATATCACTTTGTCAGCTATTCACGACGTGACAATGCGTTCATGAAGAGATTGAAAGATGAACTTGAGAGTGGAGAGCCACCATGTAGAGTCTGGGTTGATCAAAGTGAAATGAAACCAGGCCCTTGGCCACGACAACTCGAAGATGCCATCGATAGTTGCTGTAGTTTCTTGTTGGTTGTCAGTGAGGAGAGTAACAAAAGCCCTGATGTTGCAAGAGAGCTTCATCGAGCTTCCGAGGGTGGTAAACCAATTATTCCCCTCATTCTTGATAGCAAAGTCAAGGCTCCATTTCAGGCCGGAGGCTATCAGTCTGTGTACTTTTTGCGTGGCGGTGATTTTGGTAAGGGGCTAGCCCAATTACTAAAACTTCTCGGAGATCTGGAGCTAGGAAAATCTTTCAAGAAACAGGAGCCAGTGCACCAGGCTCCTCTCACAACCCCTATTATTATCAATGCCCCCCCGCTGGTCACGCCAACCTATTTTCAAGGTCGCACCGACCAACAGCAGCGTATCGAGGAATTCTTATCTGATAATACCAGAACTCTACTCTGGATCAGTGGCCGGGCAGGATCTGGTAAGACAGCACTTGCCTGCCGTGTTCTGGAAAGAGTCCAGCGAGGAGTGTGGGCTGATTCGAGAAGAAAAAGCGATATCGATGCGATTGCCTATGTTGATCACGCGCAGCATGCTCGGTCTGACTGGCTCACGCTGTTTAACAAAGCTCGCCGTCTTGTAACACCAAGAGGTGTAACGGATCCTCAAAAACCAGCACAGAGACACTCCCGCACATTCGACATTCAGAATTTACTGACCGACCTTGCTGATCGCCGCGTTGTTATCCTCATTGACCATATTGATGATCTCATCGATCTGCAGATCTATAATATAAGGGGCCAATATATTAGGGATGCCTTGCGGGCAGTCCTTACCGCTACGACACATAGACTGAAAGTAATTGTAACCTCCCAGATACTCCCACGTGATTTGCAAACGGCTCAGCAGGCAAGATGGTTTACTCTCGACCTCGCTGGAGGCCTACCAGAACATGATGCCATGCAATTGTTCAGGATGTTGGATGAGGATGGGACTCTTGGCCTTCAGAGAGGTGATGAATCACTCTTGACAGAACTCTGTAGACGCACGCAATGCAACCCTGGCGCGATCGAGCGGCTGCATACGATGGTTGTGATCAATCGCTCCACTACTCCTAAAGCCATCCTCCAGGATAAAAAGCATTTCCTTCCTAAAGAAGTTTTGGATGCGATGATCGCGAGGAGGTATGCCTGTCTCGATGCACCTTCGAAGACCATGATGCAGATATTGTCGTTATGCAATCGTCCGGTCAAGGCTGATGCCGTGGTCTCGGTGTTTCGTCTCTATTACACAAAGGTCGACCATCCAGCGATTGATCCAGACGAGATCCTGAAACAGCTGGGTAATATGCAACTCGTACAACAGCGTGAGCAAGGGTATTGTCTTCTGGCTGCGGATCGATGGTATGTAGAATCACAACTCTCAGGTGATGCATCCTCACCGATTGATGATCCTACAGGCGTTCACCTTGACCGGAAGACATTGTACAAGCGACATGCCGACTATATAGAGCAGCAGATTTCCTCCAGCGGACCAATGATGTGGCGCGGATTATCCACTTATCAGCTTGAACGGTTGCACTACTATCGCTTCAATGGAAAAGACTACGCATCTGCGTTCGATGTACTCGAACGACTTGAACCTCAGCTGCTTGCGGAGGAGCGGTCAGTGGAGCTGATAGAACACTGCGAACAGTTAATTGGCAAGCTTGAGGACTCTACACGCTCACGCCAGCTATTTGACATGCTTGCACGGACTCATCACCGATGCGGAGAGCTTGATCGTGCAGCGGCTTGCTATGAGGGAGGACTGAAGTGCGTCCGAGATACGGGAGATCTGAATAGGCAATGCTTGTACCTTGGGAACCTAGCCATTTGCAAACAAGAATCCGGTGATCTTGTTCGGACTACCCTCTATTGCATGGCAGCTCTTGAATTAGCGGGGCAGATTGGAAATCGCGTATGGGAAACTCATATTTGGAATATCATTGGCGAGGTGTTGGCCAGCTTGGGTCGGATTTCCGCTGCCATACGAGCGAGTATACGTGCGTTGAAACTCGCGCGCGATAACCGCGAGCTGGAAGTTGGAGTGATGGGGATATTTGAAGTGGTTGCCCTGGCAAATCTCGGTCAACATCATGAAGCTCAGGGTAACATCGACCAAGCAGACGATCAATGCAACCGAGCGTATGAGTTTGCGGAAAAGATCAAATTTCAACTCGGCAAAGCTACCGCGAAACGAAACCTGGGGATACTCGATCTAAACCAGGGGAACTATAAGCAGGCATCTAGACAACTTACAGAGGCTATGCAACTGGTGAAGGGTGCGCAGAACGTCCAACTTCAGCAAACTATCCTGATTGAACTGGCAGCGGCTCAACTGATGGACAGCAAGCTGGGTGACGCGGAATTGACGGTCAACACAGCAGTAGCAATCAACACACCATTCTTTACCCCCGAAGCATATTCGCTGCGAGGGATCATTCTCCAGCGGCAGGGGAAGGTACAAGAGGCCGCCGAATCCTTTCATCATGCACTGAAACACGCGGAGGTAGTTCTTAAGCGAACACCTCGGTATTACCGCGGGCTTGATGTGATGGGGTTGAGCTATAGCGGTCTAACGCTTGCGGAAGAGACCGATGAGTACATCGATAAAGCGGTTGGGGCCTACGAAGCTGCGCGTTTCATTGCCGATGAGCCCGGTATTGTACGGCGCAGACTTCTCCTCTTTAGCGCACTGGCGAAGGATAAATCGGAAAAGAAGTTAGTTCTAGTACGAAATGCTATTAGTCCAACACATTGA
- a CDS encoding M48 family metalloprotease, translating to MNRQSILGLSSALIFLILSMAACDKVNMPGGGAMDVVNVFPTPDVPVPPLLVTGVGHAAYLWEVGRQTVVRDEEVTKRINEVFTRLKVAALADEKYRAVATELEKNWELNTLRVQNPSMPAAAFPGGGIALYAGSFEKMKYEEVLASILGHEMAHLLSQHHLQRWNRAAATALMDIGPKITSGESLDKIDPKVLGPVLGAMGIGYLIGEDLPLERGKELEADCSGLVLAAKAGYDPTESEQFLRDEAMTKKQDSNDTLKLFKLHPPAEDRHSHISKTCLTDAQTAFHKATGGKQKTKPVLLPNVKMS from the coding sequence ATGAATCGGCAATCTATTCTAGGACTCTCAAGTGCACTAATTTTCCTGATCCTGTCCATGGCAGCCTGTGACAAGGTCAATATGCCAGGAGGCGGGGCAATGGATGTCGTTAATGTTTTTCCGACACCAGACGTGCCTGTTCCTCCTTTATTAGTGACAGGTGTGGGACATGCTGCTTACCTGTGGGAAGTTGGACGTCAGACAGTGGTTCGCGACGAAGAAGTGACCAAAAGAATCAATGAAGTCTTTACGCGACTTAAGGTCGCTGCGCTGGCTGACGAGAAGTACCGCGCAGTGGCCACGGAACTAGAAAAGAATTGGGAACTGAATACTCTACGAGTGCAAAACCCATCCATGCCGGCCGCAGCATTTCCCGGCGGCGGAATTGCTCTTTATGCTGGATCGTTCGAGAAGATGAAATATGAAGAGGTACTAGCTTCCATCTTGGGACACGAGATGGCCCATTTGCTCTCTCAACATCACCTACAACGCTGGAACCGAGCCGCAGCCACAGCGTTGATGGACATCGGACCGAAAATTACTTCTGGCGAAAGTCTAGACAAGATAGATCCCAAAGTCCTTGGTCCAGTACTCGGGGCGATGGGGATCGGATACTTAATAGGAGAAGATCTCCCTTTGGAGCGTGGGAAAGAACTTGAGGCGGACTGTAGCGGCCTCGTATTGGCGGCAAAGGCTGGATACGATCCGACAGAGAGTGAGCAGTTCTTGCGCGATGAAGCTATGACTAAGAAACAAGATTCAAACGATACGCTAAAGCTTTTTAAGCTCCATCCCCCCGCCGAAGACCGTCATAGTCATATTAGTAAGACATGCTTGACTGATGCCCAGACAGCTTTTCACAAAGCAACAGGTGGAAAACAAAAAACTAAACCGGTTCTTTTGCCCAACGTGAAAATGTCATAA
- a CDS encoding M48 family metallopeptidase: MTGFFFLSLAACDTMNIPAGGTAGSLKDTSASPTSDDKPSDVSPSKLASLGNQQYNKEIEERQKNNEIETSTKVTGQMDGIFEQLKAAALIDEEYGSVAKEMDWRLNTIRDKTIVMAKAYPGGGVAIYDGVFDVAETEGALASILGHEMAHVLAQHELKRLAGHTAVAGATLGSAIALAMKPKKREQQVAAGVTGALALGYLLGGRQAWERSQEHDADCLGLRLAAKAGYDPKKIEGFWRRMAENKEEANTKYQFLNDHPIDDERLGHIQNTCMSKAQEVYSQVDINLRKDALATLPGVGFEG, translated from the coding sequence GTGACCGGTTTCTTTTTCCTCTCGCTCGCGGCCTGCGACACAATGAATATTCCAGCAGGCGGAACGGCAGGCTCGCTTAAGGATACGTCGGCGTCTCCGACGTCTGACGACAAGCCCTCTGATGTTTCGCCCTCAAAATTAGCAAGTTTGGGGAATCAACAGTACAACAAGGAAATTGAAGAACGACAAAAGAACAATGAAATTGAAACAAGTACGAAAGTAACAGGTCAAATGGACGGAATCTTCGAACAGCTGAAGGCAGCTGCGCTGATCGACGAGGAATACGGCTCGGTCGCTAAAGAAATGGATTGGAGACTCAATACGATACGAGACAAAACTATTGTCATGGCCAAGGCATATCCCGGCGGTGGAGTCGCGATTTATGACGGCGTGTTTGATGTCGCAGAAACCGAAGGAGCATTAGCTTCCATATTGGGACATGAGATGGCTCATGTATTGGCCCAACATGAACTCAAACGCCTGGCTGGTCACACAGCTGTAGCAGGAGCAACGTTGGGATCAGCAATTGCCTTGGCCATGAAGCCGAAGAAACGGGAACAACAAGTTGCAGCGGGGGTCACCGGCGCGCTGGCACTCGGATATCTCCTCGGAGGACGACAGGCTTGGGAGCGATCGCAAGAACATGACGCGGACTGTCTTGGCCTAAGGCTCGCGGCTAAAGCCGGATATGATCCGAAAAAGATCGAAGGGTTTTGGCGCAGAATGGCGGAAAACAAGGAAGAGGCAAACACCAAGTATCAGTTTCTCAACGACCACCCTATCGATGATGAGCGTCTTGGTCATATCCAGAATACCTGTATGTCGAAAGCACAGGAAGTCTATAGTCAAGTAGATATAAATCTTCGAAAAGATGCTTTAGCTACATTACCGGGGGTCGGCTTTGAAGGATGA
- a CDS encoding sigma-54-dependent transcriptional regulator, producing MNLRTALLIANDPHVRQLVEAAIPEINLQSVPTVAEGLARWSESSPLLVISEGTSPALAPLFEYARQLPAAPPVLIIGDRHSVKDAVDIMRAGAADYLTKPVFPVDLQAAISRVLKPSPLVTSTAPEDPFASIISISPQVNLMKHLAKEVAVTDATVLITGESGTGKELFAEAIHHSSPRAHGPLIALNCAGIPEHLLEAELFGYEPGAFTDAKRAKPGRFQMAEGGTLFLDEIGEMSPTAQAKLLRVLENRTVDPLGDTQSHKVDIRILAATNEDLLAHIKAGRFRLDLYYRLNVYQLRIAPLRERSEDIEPILLIFLERATKERGSRVKAIAPSALSVLRSHTWPGNVRELHNVVEWLTITCKEEVIQPHHLPASVNSHATAGDSSPELRPSLLAFGLSIHEMEKKLLEEALQKASGNVSEASRLLKMTRNTLRYRMAKHHLS from the coding sequence ATGAACCTTCGGACAGCTCTTCTCATCGCGAATGATCCCCATGTTAGACAGCTCGTCGAAGCTGCCATACCAGAGATCAACCTTCAATCAGTACCCACTGTCGCAGAAGGACTTGCACGCTGGTCCGAGAGTTCCCCCCTGCTGGTGATCAGCGAAGGAACTTCCCCTGCTCTCGCGCCGCTCTTCGAATATGCCAGGCAACTCCCTGCTGCTCCCCCTGTACTGATCATTGGAGACCGTCATTCCGTTAAAGACGCCGTCGACATCATGCGAGCTGGTGCAGCGGATTACCTGACAAAGCCCGTTTTTCCGGTTGACCTACAGGCCGCGATCAGTCGTGTCCTCAAACCGTCTCCTCTCGTGACATCCACTGCACCAGAGGATCCCTTCGCCTCCATTATCAGCATCTCACCTCAGGTGAACTTGATGAAGCACCTGGCCAAGGAAGTAGCCGTGACCGATGCGACCGTCCTCATCACCGGAGAAAGTGGAACTGGTAAGGAATTGTTTGCAGAGGCCATCCATCACTCCAGCCCCAGGGCCCATGGCCCGCTGATTGCTCTGAATTGTGCCGGGATTCCAGAACACCTGTTGGAAGCGGAGCTGTTCGGGTATGAGCCGGGTGCGTTTACCGACGCGAAGCGGGCCAAACCTGGACGATTCCAAATGGCGGAAGGCGGCACGCTCTTTCTCGACGAGATCGGAGAAATGAGCCCAACCGCTCAGGCGAAGCTGCTTCGTGTCTTAGAGAACCGCACCGTTGATCCTCTCGGTGATACCCAAAGCCACAAAGTCGATATCCGAATCCTCGCCGCAACCAATGAGGATCTGCTCGCCCACATTAAAGCAGGCCGCTTCCGCCTCGACCTGTATTATCGATTGAACGTCTATCAGCTCCGCATTGCACCGCTCCGAGAACGCTCTGAGGATATCGAGCCTATTCTCTTGATCTTCTTAGAGCGGGCCACAAAGGAACGCGGCTCCCGTGTAAAGGCCATTGCTCCATCCGCGCTCTCGGTCCTCAGAAGCCACACGTGGCCAGGCAATGTCCGAGAACTGCATAATGTGGTCGAGTGGCTCACGATCACCTGTAAAGAAGAGGTAATCCAACCACATCACCTCCCCGCATCCGTGAACAGTCACGCGACAGCCGGCGACTCCAGTCCTGAGCTCAGACCATCCCTGTTAGCCTTTGGACTGTCAATTCATGAGATGGAAAAGAAGCTGCTCGAAGAAGCGCTACAAAAGGCATCAGGCAATGTCTCAGAAGCCAGCCGCCTTCTCAAAATGACCCGCAATACACTCCGCTACCGCATGGCGAAACATCATCTGTCTTGA
- a CDS encoding integrase core domain-containing protein, translated as MDTRTRIILAAELATQGLSVSAIAGQLERHRETIGLWLKAVRIEGLSVFLDRYAAAKTGPRPARQVPGAVKRLVWAIRAREYDCCGQKIQYFLAHEQHIHLSVPKIYEILAERYVLRPRGRTNQPRGVVPIATAPRAVIQMDTVVFGEVFAFTGVDIYTKEADVVLRTGLTSEDGAMFLRTAMTRRFTGPVQIIQTDGGSEFKGVFAQQVLQYCTRHRIARPYKKNEQAYIESFNRTLRKECLGWISYRVEELPTLQGEVRAFLDRYHYHRPHLGFTPMRPPLSPSREGPDGLSDIYGE; from the coding sequence ATGGACACAAGAACTCGGATCATTCTTGCAGCGGAACTGGCGACTCAAGGGCTCTCCGTTTCCGCGATCGCGGGCCAACTTGAGCGCCATCGAGAAACCATAGGACTCTGGCTGAAGGCAGTTCGAATCGAAGGACTCTCTGTCTTTCTGGATCGCTATGCTGCGGCCAAGACGGGGCCACGTCCGGCACGACAGGTCCCGGGAGCGGTCAAACGCCTTGTCTGGGCGATTCGCGCCCGTGAATACGACTGCTGTGGGCAGAAGATTCAGTACTTTCTGGCTCATGAACAGCATATCCATCTCTCTGTTCCCAAGATCTATGAAATCTTGGCTGAACGATACGTCTTACGGCCTCGGGGCCGGACCAATCAGCCACGCGGCGTTGTGCCGATTGCCACGGCTCCCCGCGCGGTCATTCAGATGGATACCGTGGTTTTTGGCGAGGTCTTCGCCTTTACCGGGGTGGACATCTATACGAAGGAAGCGGATGTCGTTCTGCGGACCGGACTAACAAGCGAGGATGGGGCCATGTTTTTGCGCACAGCCATGACTCGCCGCTTTACCGGGCCTGTGCAGATCATCCAGACCGATGGGGGCTCAGAGTTCAAAGGCGTGTTTGCCCAACAGGTGCTCCAGTATTGTACACGACATCGCATCGCCCGTCCCTATAAGAAGAACGAGCAGGCGTATATTGAGAGCTTCAATCGAACCCTGCGCAAGGAATGCTTGGGGTGGATCTCCTATCGAGTAGAAGAACTGCCCACACTCCAGGGCGAGGTGCGTGCATTTCTGGACCGGTATCACTATCATCGGCCGCATCTTGGATTCACCCCGATGCGACCGCCGTTATCGCCAAGCCGTGAAGGACCTGACGGACTGTCGGATATTTACGGAGAATAG
- a CDS encoding c-type cytochrome, giving the protein MRGKRLIVTLCSFIAVAMWSTAGWSGPESDPLKPRVPDAERGEARKMKSPITVTPDVLAKGKDLYEGKGTCANCHGQSGEGDGAGGMLLTPGPRNLTNCKFHKKRNDGELFWVIKNGSPGTGMPALLKGNVITEEEAWTIIAYERSFCKDKE; this is encoded by the coding sequence ATGAGAGGGAAGCGTTTGATTGTGACGTTGTGTAGTTTCATCGCCGTTGCCATGTGGAGTACGGCAGGGTGGTCTGGCCCCGAGTCCGACCCTCTGAAGCCGCGCGTTCCAGACGCTGAGCGTGGGGAAGCACGAAAAATGAAGAGCCCGATCACCGTGACCCCTGACGTACTCGCCAAGGGCAAGGACCTCTATGAAGGGAAGGGCACCTGCGCAAATTGTCACGGTCAGAGCGGCGAGGGTGATGGTGCGGGAGGAATGCTGCTCACACCAGGACCACGAAACCTTACGAATTGCAAGTTTCACAAAAAACGGAACGACGGGGAACTGTTCTGGGTCATCAAGAACGGAAGCCCTGGTACAGGCATGCCCGCCCTGCTCAAGGGTAACGTCATCACCGAGGAAGAAGCCTGGACAATCATCGCCTATGAGCGGAGCTTCTGCAAAGATAAGGAATAA